In a genomic window of Wyeomyia smithii strain HCP4-BCI-WySm-NY-G18 chromosome 1, ASM2978416v1, whole genome shotgun sequence:
- the LOC129717747 gene encoding chorion peroxidase-like isoform X1 yields the protein MFNKLLLVSLYTALGYIPCQCVPSDKVLSQLVFHDLPPNEYEDIVSSESSLSFSDCGKNEECVVAGRCLIEANGKVNSRQCLTAFRTAGVCCLLNENRLRQVSVKRSIHRKDFGNVFLNAVHDGRQMYAEKTGGSKVPGKIASEQQKPYSSFHQLLQPGQHASHEERDQHDIYKSVFISKQFAEMTNMSLADRQLDRFEAMPKLHKKRCIPAVECNPRSRYRSIDGTCNNLHPERTSWGAAGQPFKKVLPPAYEDGVWAPRTHSVNGNKLASPRTISATIIQDVDRPEPHLNLLLAEFGQFLVHDFVKSASIKIGNKEIECCTTDGSQTLPGDELHFACMPIDVSPHDPFYSKFGVRCLNFVRLALASEGNCRMGYAKQVNTVTHFIDASQVYGSDDELAASLRTFHKGQLRNSFPVGIEMLPFSQNPGICEPWAKVCFEAGEDRANEIISLVHVHTLFLREHNRIANILSQVNSHWNDEILYQETRKIVIAEFQHIVYNEYLPIIIGVRKARQYGLLDEVHGHSELYNDKLKPAALTEVGGAAFRFGHSTIDGNLHIQHRNTRAEDIPIHTAFNDPSRLLNPTSFDDYMFSLGNQAQQQLDEFVTTGLAGLLFAGRAPIGSDLPSLNIQRGRDYALRPYNEYRVWAGLSKIKSFQEMGPIGNEFAKVYESPDDIDLWIGGLLEVALPDGLLGETFAHLIAEQFARLKYSDRYYYTNSPDIKPDAFTSHQLRQFQRITLASVICANLDKRRDFYQAPHAFLKSGSHNLPVPCNQYHNLDFEAWRN from the exons ATGTTCAACAAACTTTTACTAGTAAGCCTCTATACTGCTCTCGGTTACATTCCATGCCAATGTGTACCTAGTGATAAAGTACTATCGCAACTCGTATTCCACGATTTGCCTCCAAATGAGTACGAAGACATAGTATCATCCGAATCCAGTTTAAGTTTTAGTG ATTGCGGAAAAAACGAAGAATGTGTTGTAGCCGGAAGGTGTCTTATAGAAGCCAATGGAAAGGTTAACAGTCGACAATGTTTAACGGCATTTAGAACGGCTGGCGTGTGTTGCTTACTTAACGAAAATCGTCTCAGGCAAGTTTCAGTGAAGCGTTCAATCCACCGTAAAGATTTTGGAAACGTTTTTTTGAATGCAGTACATGATGGTCGTCAGATGTATGCTGAAAAAACTGGAGGATCGAAAGTTCCCGGTAAAATCGCTAGTGAACAACAGAAGCCGTATTCATCCTTCCATCAGTTACTACAGCCGGGGCAGCATGCGTCGCACGAGGAAAGAGATCAGCATGACATATATAAAAGTGTGTTCATTAGCAAACAGTTTGCTGAAATGACCAACATGTCACTTGCGGATCGTCAGCTAGATAGATTCGAAGCAATGCCCAAGCTTCATAAAAAGCGTTGTATTCCGGCGGTTGAATGCAATCCTCGTTCTCGGTACCGTTCTATCGATGGTACTTGCAATAACCTTCACCCGGAGCGAACGTCATGGGGAGCTGCAGGTCAACCGTTCAAGAAAGTTCTTCCACCAGCTTACGAGGATGGTGTTTGGGCACCAAG GACACACTCGGTTAACGGCAACAAACTGGCCAGTCCAAGGACAATTTCCGCTACCATAATACAAGATGTTGATCGACCGGAACCGCATTTGAACCTCCTATTGGCGGAGTTCGGCCAGTTTCTAGTCCATGATTTCGTTAAAAGCGCCAGTATTAAAATAg gaaatAAGGAGATTGAATGTTGTACAACTGACGGGTCGCAGACCCTGCCGGGAGATGAGCTTCATTTCGCTTGCATGCCGATCGATGTAAGCCCGCATGATCCGTTTTACTCGAAGTTCGGAGTACGCTGTCTAAACTTTGTTCGACTTGCCTTAGCTAGTGAAGGTAACTGTCGTATGGGATATGCTAAACAGGTCAACACGGTTACACACTTTATTGACGCATCACAAGTTTATGGTTCAGATGATGAACTAGCAGCTTCTCTACGGACATTCCACAAGGGACAACTCAGGAACTCTTTTCCAGTGGGAATAGAAATGTTACCATTCAGCCAAAATCCTGGTATATGCGAACCGTGGGCAAAAGTTTGCTTCGAAGCGGGAGAAGATCGAGCTAATGAAATCATTTCACTAGTTCACGTGCATACATTATTTTTGAGAGAGCATAATCGTATAGCCAACATTCTAAGCCAAGTGAATTCACACTGGAATGATGAAATCTTATACCAAGAAACACGTAAAATCGTGATTGCTGAGTTCCAGCACATCGTTTACAACGAATATCTCCCGATAATAATTGGGGTAAGAAAAGCGAGACAATACGGATTGTTGGACGAAGTTCATGGTCACAGCGAGCTATACAATGACAAGTTAAAACCAGCCGCATTAACCGAGGTAGGCGGAGCGGCTTTCCGTTTTGGCCATTCAACTATTGACGGCAATCTGCATATCCAACACCGCAATACTCGAGCGGAAGACATTCCTATCCACACTGCATTCAACGATCCTTCGAGACTACTTAATCCTACCAGCTTCGACGATTACATGTTTTCCCTCGGCAATCAGGCGCAACAGCAATTGGATGAGTTTGTTACCACTGGATTGGCCGGTTTACTGTTTGCAGGACGAGCCCCTATTGGTTCTGATTTACCTTCGCTTAATATTCAGCGAGGACGCGATTATGCCCTTCGTCCCTATAATGAATACCGCGTCTGGGCTGgcttgtcaaaaataaaaagcttCCAGGAAATGGGTCCAATTGGCAATGAATTTGCCAAAGTTTACGAGTCTCCCGATGACATTGACCTTTGGATCGGAGGTCTTTTAGAAGTTGCGTTGCCAGATGGCCTGCTAGGAGAAACGTTTGCACATTTGATTGCGGAACAGTTTGCTCGCCTCAAGTACAGTGATCGTTATTATTATACCAACAGTCCAGACATTAAACCAGACGCTTTCACCTCCCATCAGTTGAGACAATTCCAGCGGATCACTTTGGCTAGTGTGATTTGCGCCAACCTTGACAAGCGTAGAGATTTTTATCAGGCTCCGCATGCCTTTTTGAAGTCTGGGTCACACAATTTACCAGTGCCGTGCAATCAGTATCACAACTTAGACTTTGAGGCGTGGCGGAATTAG
- the LOC129717747 gene encoding chorion peroxidase-like isoform X2 translates to MYAEKTGGSKVPGKIASEQQKPYSSFHQLLQPGQHASHEERDQHDIYKSVFISKQFAEMTNMSLADRQLDRFEAMPKLHKKRCIPAVECNPRSRYRSIDGTCNNLHPERTSWGAAGQPFKKVLPPAYEDGVWAPRTHSVNGNKLASPRTISATIIQDVDRPEPHLNLLLAEFGQFLVHDFVKSASIKIGNKEIECCTTDGSQTLPGDELHFACMPIDVSPHDPFYSKFGVRCLNFVRLALASEGNCRMGYAKQVNTVTHFIDASQVYGSDDELAASLRTFHKGQLRNSFPVGIEMLPFSQNPGICEPWAKVCFEAGEDRANEIISLVHVHTLFLREHNRIANILSQVNSHWNDEILYQETRKIVIAEFQHIVYNEYLPIIIGVRKARQYGLLDEVHGHSELYNDKLKPAALTEVGGAAFRFGHSTIDGNLHIQHRNTRAEDIPIHTAFNDPSRLLNPTSFDDYMFSLGNQAQQQLDEFVTTGLAGLLFAGRAPIGSDLPSLNIQRGRDYALRPYNEYRVWAGLSKIKSFQEMGPIGNEFAKVYESPDDIDLWIGGLLEVALPDGLLGETFAHLIAEQFARLKYSDRYYYTNSPDIKPDAFTSHQLRQFQRITLASVICANLDKRRDFYQAPHAFLKSGSHNLPVPCNQYHNLDFEAWRN, encoded by the exons ATGTATGCTGAAAAAACTGGAGGATCGAAAGTTCCCGGTAAAATCGCTAGTGAACAACAGAAGCCGTATTCATCCTTCCATCAGTTACTACAGCCGGGGCAGCATGCGTCGCACGAGGAAAGAGATCAGCATGACATATATAAAAGTGTGTTCATTAGCAAACAGTTTGCTGAAATGACCAACATGTCACTTGCGGATCGTCAGCTAGATAGATTCGAAGCAATGCCCAAGCTTCATAAAAAGCGTTGTATTCCGGCGGTTGAATGCAATCCTCGTTCTCGGTACCGTTCTATCGATGGTACTTGCAATAACCTTCACCCGGAGCGAACGTCATGGGGAGCTGCAGGTCAACCGTTCAAGAAAGTTCTTCCACCAGCTTACGAGGATGGTGTTTGGGCACCAAG GACACACTCGGTTAACGGCAACAAACTGGCCAGTCCAAGGACAATTTCCGCTACCATAATACAAGATGTTGATCGACCGGAACCGCATTTGAACCTCCTATTGGCGGAGTTCGGCCAGTTTCTAGTCCATGATTTCGTTAAAAGCGCCAGTATTAAAATAg gaaatAAGGAGATTGAATGTTGTACAACTGACGGGTCGCAGACCCTGCCGGGAGATGAGCTTCATTTCGCTTGCATGCCGATCGATGTAAGCCCGCATGATCCGTTTTACTCGAAGTTCGGAGTACGCTGTCTAAACTTTGTTCGACTTGCCTTAGCTAGTGAAGGTAACTGTCGTATGGGATATGCTAAACAGGTCAACACGGTTACACACTTTATTGACGCATCACAAGTTTATGGTTCAGATGATGAACTAGCAGCTTCTCTACGGACATTCCACAAGGGACAACTCAGGAACTCTTTTCCAGTGGGAATAGAAATGTTACCATTCAGCCAAAATCCTGGTATATGCGAACCGTGGGCAAAAGTTTGCTTCGAAGCGGGAGAAGATCGAGCTAATGAAATCATTTCACTAGTTCACGTGCATACATTATTTTTGAGAGAGCATAATCGTATAGCCAACATTCTAAGCCAAGTGAATTCACACTGGAATGATGAAATCTTATACCAAGAAACACGTAAAATCGTGATTGCTGAGTTCCAGCACATCGTTTACAACGAATATCTCCCGATAATAATTGGGGTAAGAAAAGCGAGACAATACGGATTGTTGGACGAAGTTCATGGTCACAGCGAGCTATACAATGACAAGTTAAAACCAGCCGCATTAACCGAGGTAGGCGGAGCGGCTTTCCGTTTTGGCCATTCAACTATTGACGGCAATCTGCATATCCAACACCGCAATACTCGAGCGGAAGACATTCCTATCCACACTGCATTCAACGATCCTTCGAGACTACTTAATCCTACCAGCTTCGACGATTACATGTTTTCCCTCGGCAATCAGGCGCAACAGCAATTGGATGAGTTTGTTACCACTGGATTGGCCGGTTTACTGTTTGCAGGACGAGCCCCTATTGGTTCTGATTTACCTTCGCTTAATATTCAGCGAGGACGCGATTATGCCCTTCGTCCCTATAATGAATACCGCGTCTGGGCTGgcttgtcaaaaataaaaagcttCCAGGAAATGGGTCCAATTGGCAATGAATTTGCCAAAGTTTACGAGTCTCCCGATGACATTGACCTTTGGATCGGAGGTCTTTTAGAAGTTGCGTTGCCAGATGGCCTGCTAGGAGAAACGTTTGCACATTTGATTGCGGAACAGTTTGCTCGCCTCAAGTACAGTGATCGTTATTATTATACCAACAGTCCAGACATTAAACCAGACGCTTTCACCTCCCATCAGTTGAGACAATTCCAGCGGATCACTTTGGCTAGTGTGATTTGCGCCAACCTTGACAAGCGTAGAGATTTTTATCAGGCTCCGCATGCCTTTTTGAAGTCTGGGTCACACAATTTACCAGTGCCGTGCAATCAGTATCACAACTTAGACTTTGAGGCGTGGCGGAATTAG